From the genome of Rhododendron vialii isolate Sample 1 chromosome 10a, ASM3025357v1:
cataatttttttttgagttcgcTCGGTAATCCATCCCAAACGCTCAGGATGTCCTCTTGTTCGGCCATGTTGTTCTTCGGAAAGACTATCAAATGCTTGGAGATTCTTCGCGTGTCAGAAGTGGGCTCCACCGAGTACAAATGATTATAGGACCTTCCAGAAATATCTTGTGATAAGTAAGCTGTcatttctgatattcgaagtgacatctctgaatgatgtgacctttctgacaacgacccatgtggctctgtaagacttgggaagtggtgttcattaaatggccctgctgcAAGGCGCCACCCGAGCAGAACGCGACGCGTGGAAAGTAagaccaacttgctcagcacacTATCCCTTCGCCTATAAATAAGGGAACATTATCACTGAGAAAGGGGGCATATCTTCACAACAGCACTCTTTTCTCTCTATCAGAATATTTTCTcactaaacttcttcttctctccacctactgacaagttcgtcggagcttctccCCGGAGGAACATCTCCCTCCGGTTCTGTaggtacatcaagaccggtGTTATCTCACACGCAAACAGCTACACAAGAAGGatcacgaagaaatcacgcccccacaattggcgactctgctggggacatACAACTTTTGgggtgttctttgtgttcttcgtGTTCTTAACTAGTTGAGGGCATGATACGATCTTCATCTCAAATTCTGTTTGTTCCTCGCGTGTAAACGGAACAAATGGCTCAACACTTCTCACCTCCGGGTCCAGAGAACTTTACCCTTGGGTTGGAGGGCTACGGGTCTATCAACCTCGAGCCCCGTCAACCGGCAGGGACGGTTCCTCACGTGGCCtgccaactttcttttccacccaCCGAGTTGGATATCGCTTTGGCCGAGCAGAAACGCCAGGCGGCTGTTATTGCCATGCTTCAACAACGGCTGGAGGAGCGTGATGAAGGGGTGACTGCCACACCGACTACCGAACATCCTGCCGAGCCCAGCCGACCGAAGCGACCCCTCAAGCGAAGCAGGCCATCTCGTCCAACCCAGATGACCGAACTCCCTATTTTCGAGCGACGAACTGTCTTTGAGCGTCTTGACCAAGGAGCTTCACGACCTCGGCTGACGAGCATTATTCGTGCCGAGAGTTCTCGATCTTCAGCTACAGGTTCCACCGCCGGAACCAATAGGGGAGGTGCATCTGCCCGAGCACAACCTATTTCCGAACGCCAAGTGAGTCCAAGAAGTGGGAAAAAGCTCGTGGATTTAAACAATCCACCTCGGCGTACACGCACCAGCAGCAACCGGGAATATTCGGTACGATCCCCACACGACTCCGAACGCCATGACGGGCGGCATTCGACTAACTTTGGCAGTCGCCACCGAACAGAAGGCCGAGGAAATCAATCGGAGCATGACAATAAAATTACCCTATATGATCAGTTTACGGGTTTGCCGACCATATATCAACCCGTCGACCCAGGTTTTCAGCCTTGGCATGCTCACTTAGCGGGCTCAAGAGGAGAGGTGCGTGCGCCTTCGGTTCCAGCCACTCGGCGACCGAAGGAAAAACAAGAGCATCACCGGCACCATCGACGAGAACGAAGAAAGACTCCAAAGCCGCGCGTTGACGTTCCCCTCCCTATTGTCCCGCAAACCCCAGTTCAAGAGGATaattcgaagctcgggaaggcaaaggcttcccctTTCGTGGATGCTATTCAACAGGAACGACCGCCGGACAGGTTCGTCATGCCGAAGCTGAAGCGTTATGAGGCAAAAGAAgacgcagtcgcgttcgttTGTCGCTTTAGACAAACTATGAGCCTACATAACTTTTCTGACGCCCTTATGTGCAAGATCTTCCCACTCACTCTCAACGAGCCAATCATGTTGTGGTACAATCAGTTGAAGCCCAAATCTATCACTTGCTTCAACGAGCTGGAGTTGGAGTTTAGCAAACGATTTGTCACCAGCAACATTCAGCCGAAGACGTTGTCTATGCTGGTAAACATGCGGAGAGCGGCAGGAGAGACCTTACGGCTTTATACCAAGCGTTATTGGGAGGTCTATAATCTTATTCCCGACTGTGATCAAGGAGTTGCGCCAGAGTCTTTTATGAACGGGTTGGATCCAACCTCGGCAATGTTTTGTGACCTCTGACGTAATCCACCTAAGACGATGGGAGAGCTCATGACCATAATCGAGAACGATTGCGTTCATGAAGAAGCCATAGCCGAGCGATACACACCAAAGGCTCCAGAACCCGCCAAAACAACTGGGCCGAAGAAACAAGTAACAAACGTTCACCAGGGGCAAGAAGGCTAGGGCAGTTCAGgccaagcaaccaacaagtCGAACAACAAGGGTCGACCTCCGCAGCACCCACAGCCGCAGTCGTGGCCACAAACGAAGAGGGAGCCACGGCCAGACGAGTACGTTGCCGAGCATACTATAATCACCGAACCTATCTACAAACTCCTCAACATCATCGGCAAATTgccattctttgtttggccaacggtACTCTTGGGCACTGTCGGTAGTGGACTAGGGATGTGCACGTACCATAAGGAGCGCGGCCACTACACCACGTAATGCACACCTTTCAAATGGTATCTTGAAGAGCTAGCAGCGGCTAGGCATCTAAATCAGTGGATTGACGTTCGGCGGAATCCACTTCCACCACATCCCCCTGTTATCGGCAACCTTATAAGCGTTATACAAGGGTTGGTTTCCGAAGGAAGGGCTACCGAGCTTCGTTCGGAAATTGATAGAGCCGTAGCCTCTTTATCTGTTTGCAACGTTGGCGCTTCGGGAAAGCGAAAATGGGAGGATCCGAGCTTCGGCAGTACTATTACTTTCTCATCCGACGACTTGAAAGGTGTGCAACTCCCTCATACGGACGCCCTCGTTGTCACTGTTGCTATTGAAAAATCAACTGTTCAACGGGTATTAATAGACCAAGGAAGCTTGGCAGACGTGATGTTTTATTCGACATTCCAGAGCCTCGGATTATCACCCGCTCACCTTCGGACAGCGTCAACTCCACTCGTCAGTTTTACTGGAGCCCCTGTTTGGCCGCTCGGCTTGATCACTCTCCCCGTGTGAGTTGGATCACGGGTTCTAGACATCGAGTTTGTGGTCGTTGCTTCTCCCAGTTCGTACAACGTAATACTCGGCCGAACCTGGTTGCACGAAACGAAAGCAGTTGCTTTAACCTTTCACCAGGTGGTAAAGTTTATCGGATGGAATGGACGTCAGGAGAGCCTTCGAGGGGATCAAATCCAATCgaagaaatgctacatcagcactgtCACAAACAAATAGAGCTGTATGGAAGTACAATGCGTGGAAGTCACTCCCATTCCTATAATCGAAGATGTTGGAGTGCCAGCCGAACGAAGATCTACCGAGGAGTTAATTCGCTTCTTAATCCCTGGGGGTGAAGGacgatattttttaattgggagtTCTCTAAGCGTGGCCGAACGCGAGGAGATGTCTGACTTCCTCATGCGGAACATCgaagtttttgcttggactCCACAAGACATGCCGGGTGTGGATCCTTCGTTCGCCATGCACTCACTGAATGTCGATCCAAGTAGGCGGCCGGTGGTACAGAAAGTCCACCGCTCGTCCGCCGCACATATCGAAGCTGTAATGGCAGAAGTGGATCAACTGTTGGAGGCAAGCGTCATTCGGGAAGTCCTATACCCCACCTGGCTTGCCAATCCGGTGGTTGTgccgaagaaaaatgggaagctAAGGGTTTGTGTTGACTAcacaaacctcaacgacgcttgtcctaTGGATAGATTTCCCCTTCCTCGGATTGAGCAAATGGTGGACGCAACAGCAGGGTGCGAACGCTTGAGCTTTATGGATGCCTATCGAGGCTATCACCAAATAGCGTTAGATctggaagatcaagagaagacggCTTTTATTTCTCCTCGGGGCACTTACTGCTACAAGGTCGTTCCGTTCGGCCTGAAGAATGCTGGAGCAACCTTCCAACGCTCCATCACAAAAATGTTTCTCGGAATGCTCGGCAAAACAGTGGAAGCTTATATCGATGATCTAGTTTGCAGAAGTACGTTTGCTCGGGACCACCTCCGGGACTTGGGAGAGGTCTTTGCTGTTCTGAAGCGGCGGAAGTTGCGCCTCAACGCTGAGAAGTGTGTGTTTGGTGTAAGTTCGGGGAAGTTCCTCGGTCACATCGTGAGCCGCCGAGGAATCGAAGCTGATCCCACACAGATCTAGGCCGTGCAAAATCTCCGAGCTCCTACTACTATCAAAGAAGTACAACGACTTACAGGAATGGTGGCTGCCTTGAACCGCTTCATCCGACGTTCGGGAGACCTTTGCCGTCCATTTTTCCAAGCAATCACTACTAGCCGACGCAGATTCGTATGGACCGAAGAGTGCGAGCAGGCTTTGCAATATTTAAAGCAATACCTGTCCCACGCTCCTTTGCTCGTCAAGCCCCTACCCGATGAAAATCTATATCTTTACCTTGCTGTTTCTGATCATGCAACGAGCGCTGTTCTTGTTCGGAAAGAGGGGATGGAGCATCAGCCAATCTTCTATTCCAGCAAAACGATGACGGACtctcagacgaggtatctgcttatgaaaaaattggcattggctctcgtttcagctaaaacgagcctcttgccttactttcaatcccataggattgtggtcctcactgagtttcctctcaaagctgtcCTTCGAAAGACGGACACGTCGAGCCGGATCCTGAAATTCTCTCAAGACTTGGCTAACTTCGACATCCAGTTTAAGCCTCGGACAGCTATCAAAGGGCAGGCCTTGGTCGATTTCTTTGCTGAACTCACTCCTGGCTTGCAAGACGAGgccaatgccttggccaccgcCGCTGAAGAAGCTCGGATTCaggaagaagaggttttggaaggACCGTCCAGCCGTCCTGCGGAGCCACTCCGTGCTCGATACTCCCTTGGACGAAAGAAACCCAAGCAACAATGGAAGCTCTTCGCCGGCGACACTTGGCGACTGACCATCGATGGAGCTTCTAATGTTCACGGGGCTGGTGCGGGCATCGTCCTTGTGTCACCGAGCGGGACTGTGCGTGAAAGCGTGGTCTCGATTGGGTACATGGCGACGAACAACGAGGCGGAGTATGAAGCTTTGATTGCAGgcctccaacttgctcttcggcTGGATGCAGATTCGGTTCATGTCTTTTGTGACTCTCAACTCATTGTGGGTCATTTAAACGAtgattatcaagccaaagatcAACGTATGAATGCTTACGTAAGCCACGTATTGGCTCTGTTCGGACGGTTTGGCCGAGTAGAAGTGGAATGGATCGCTCGGGAACATAATGCACATGCTGACGCCCTGGCAGGTTTCGCTTCGGTTTACAAGACCTCGGGCAATCGCATTATTACCTTTGACGAGGTCACCAAACCGAGCTTCGAACAGCAGTGTGAACAGGTCATGACGATCTCCCTCGGTCAGAGTCAACTTGATCCAGTGGTTGATTACTTGAAGAACCAGGTGTTACCACCGAACAAACGCGAAGCATACAAACTCCGTTGCCGAGCGGCCAATTTTTTCCTGGGTCCGAACGACAATCTTTACCGACGAACTTTCACTGGCCCCGATCTGCGTGTCGTCCACGACGACCTTGTGCCAGCCGTTCTGGAAGAACTCCATTCGGGAAGTTGTGGGGCGCATTCAGGAGGACGGTCCCTTGCACAGCGTGCTCTaacgcaaggctattggtggccgaagatggtcaAGCAGTCCGAAGAATACGTAAAGCTTTGTGTTCGGTGCCAAAAGCAAGCATCTTTCATCCACCAGCCTGCCTTtccccttaaaatgatcactagtccatggccgttcgcggtttgggcttttgacatagttggcaagatgccgAAGGCGCCAGGTGGATTTAAGTATATGCTCACAGCCACGGATTTGTTCACTAAGTGGGTTGAAGCTTCCCCCTTGGTCAAGACCACTGCAGGTGACGTGGAACGATTTATTTGGAGGCACATCATCTCGAGGTTCGGCGTACCATACGCCGTCCTTTCTGACAATGGCTCCCAGTTTGTCGCCTCTGCCATCAAAACTTTTTATGAAAAGCGACACATCACGATCCATAATTCTTCCGTGGCCTATCCACAGGGCAATGGACAAGCCGAAGCTTCTAACAAGACGATCACTCGGGGGCTTAAGCGCCGCTTGGATAGGAAGCTCGGTAAGTGGGTGGAAGAGCTCCCACACATtttatgggcctaccgtacCACACATCGGCGGTCCACAAGTCGGactccatttgctatggcctaCGGTATGGAAGTCGTCCTCCCTTTGTCTACTATGATCCCTACGGCCCGAACGGAGAATTTTCATCCGGTGGACAACGATGCACTTGTGGGTGCCGAGTTAGATTTCGCCGAAGAACTTCGTGACAATGCTCACCTTCGGCACGCTGCATATCAACAAGAAGTTGCAAGGGGCTACAACCGCAATGTTCGCGCTCGTCCATTTAACGTCGGGGACTTAGTCCTTCGAATGGTTACCGAAGCGTCAAAGCTAACCAAGCTGAAGGATCCATATGAAGGACCTTACCGAGTGGTGGAGAAGATCAGGCATGGTGTCTACAAGCTTGCTGAAATGGATGAGACGCCAATTGCCAATCCGTGGAATGCTAAAAAACTTAggaaattccatggctagtATTGGCGTCCTTCCCCcccatttttacttttcttctcTTGTATTTACATTTTTGTTCGGCAAATACGTTTGTGAACGTCATGTATTTAATGCAAAATTGTTTTAATTGAtcaattgtttttatttattcatGTAACTGGGTATCTTATCTAGCCCTTCCGTTGTTCGGGTGAAAATCTCGAAGCCCatgatgatttgtttgttcgggtgaaactctcgaagcccatgatgatttgtttgttcgggtgaaaatcTTGAAGCCTGCCATTGATGTTTTGTTCGGTGAACATTCTTGTAATTTACTGCACTGTTCGTTCGGGACAATTTTTCAAAGCCCTTGGATCGGAACCTGCTTACATACACTTCTCACCGTTCAAGACTTTTTCCTTGGAAGAACCACTTACTTTCGACGCTGGTGACTGATACTCCTATTGTGTACCCACTTGCTTGTCTTACTGGATTCTCATTTCTACACTATGACCATCCACTAAGCCAGGGGGCTTACATTGGGCTACATAATACACTCTATCCGAATAGAAAGACTTGGCAAAATTTTACTTAGAAACACAATGAACACAATAAATCCATTCCGAACAAAAAGACAATTTGCAAGTTTGATCAAACGAAAAACGAAGATTGTTAATCATTCACCGAGGGCCTCCAACCTGTTTTAGTTACATCGAATGGTTTGGCAAGGTTCTAGTTGTTCGGAGCCAAccatatctcaaaaaaaaaaaaacaaaacagagaaagCCAGTTCAATTTGCTGGAGCATCTGCAGGGGCTGGTACGTTGGTAGAATCGGCAGCACCAACTGTTGTGTCTTCAGCTTCAGCTTCGGCAGGGGCGAGGGGAGGTACTTCCACAAGATTCCTTCTCTCATCATCAGGCTCAACGCCTGCGTTGTCGCAGCCCCTGTTATAGCCGAGCATGAAGCTTTCCTTGTGTTGGCCTTCTTTAATCTCGGCCTGCACTTCAATGATTTGGTCGGCCACATCCTCCTCAGCCTGGGTATACCCTTTGTCGAACTGCCCCTGCATCTccttttccatctcttttttcatttcttctcaCCCACGGGCTCTCCCCTCAGCCAGCCCTTCATCTTTTCCTTCGGCCCTCGTTCGCTCGGCCGAGTCTTGCAGCCCCTTAATTAGGTCATTCAGTTTTGTAACCTGAACTTCCAGGCCTTGTCTCAcgagctcggattgctccaagcTCTTCTTGTAATCCTCGGCCACGCCCTTGTTATACTCTACCGATTGCTTCAGCAGCTTTGACTTCTTGTCGTGTTCGGAGAGATAAAGTTGGGCACTCATTATAGACTGGGTGGCCTGCAAACAAAACAGAATGAAAGTTATTCCGAAGAACAATAGCAAACAAACTAATAATCATTGCAAGTACGAGTTTACTCACCCTTCCAGCATGATAGTAGTACTCACTCAGGGCTGCTTTCAGCGACGGGGGACTCTGTATATCCCTCGGTAAAGCCAGCCCCGAGTGGAGAGTGAAAGCCAGGGAGGGTCCTCCCTCAGGCTGTCCGATTTGAGAACCTGTTTCTTGCTTGGGGTGATGAAATTGGGCATCCACGGGGTGTCAAGGTCCGAAGCAGGCTCCCTCCCTTCTCCCTCTGCCAGTGCTTCCTTCGGCAGCTCCACTTCCTGGCCCTTTCCCTTCGGGGCCGCTCTTGTCTTCTTGCTTGCGAGTGGTTCCTTCGCGGAAGAAGAGGCGCTCAGTGGACGTTTTTTAGAAGGTGGGGGAGGTGGGGTTTTCTTGCTTAGAGCCGAGCCCGAAGCGCCCGGAGCTCCAGCCTTTTTAAGCTgggccttctccttctccttttcCTCCAGCTTTTTCTGGAGAACTTCTTTGATGCTCCTCGGAGGCATTTCCTCTTGTTCTTGAAACGGATCTTCTTCGGTAGGAAGCCGGATTGTCCCCCGAAGAGGTTTATCAGAGCTTGGGCGGAGTTCTTTTGGAGTCTCCTCGGAAACCTGCTCACGTTCGTCGGTTACCTTTCGTCGGATCCGACCTCCGTACGTGGCTTTGTACTTTAGGATTGTTGGGGCGTCCCGTTCTTCGGCTGGGATGGTGAGAAGGGAATCGGCAAGACCACAACCTCTCGCCGCCCTTAACAGTACCTTGTTGAGCTTGGTAGTATCTGCCgaagaagagaacaaaaaaaaaattcaaataagtatAATAAAAACAACAGAAAGAATTGCATTGAAATAACAGTAACTATTCTTACTCGGCGTTCCCCTTCGTGTAGCGATCTCGAATTGGCCGTATTCTGGCTCAGGGAATTGGAAATTCCCCCGAACCTCGACGTAGTCGGAGGCCCATTTTTTCGAGTCATACATTCCCTCCGGAATGATTTTTTGCATCTTCCTTCGGGAGCAGAGATAATATCGAGAATACCGAATGTTCCTCGACATCAtgtaattctcaaaaaaatggtATGCTTTGAGTCGGAACATCTTTACCTCAGCAAGGATGATTACTGAGTGAATAATGCGGTAGGAGTTAACGCTCAACTGGCACGGAGTGAGATTGAAACGGTGAagatctctctcaaaactctgtgcatcgggaaccgaaggcccccttccgtgattgccatcaagggaacGGTGACGTGTTCGTCACTGTATCTTATTCGATTGCCTTGGACCGGCGTGATAATTACATCCTCGGGGACATCGTAAACGGCTCGGAAGAGGTTCAAGCTATTCTCTTCTTGGAAGTACTCCAAGTAAGGGCAAGGGTCCCTCCCCGTTCGGTCTGGAATAACGTCGGGGTCCAGTTGAATGATTTTTCTCTTCGCCTTCGGAGGTTGCGACGAAGATTCTTCTATGACGCCTGCCCCCTCGTTCGTTCGGCTTGACGAAGCGACTGGGGTTTCTTTTTCTGACTCAGCCTCGTCAGCCCCCTCGGCGTCCTCTCCCTCTTCTGCTTCGTCATGAGGAAGCTCCCTTTCGGACGATGACTCATCTATATCTATAATGTTGGGGTCTGGCCCCATTGTTCGGAGAGGAGTCACCCTGGCGGGGTAGTCAATTCCCTCAATTCCCTGGGGGACCCTGCCACTTGACCCTGTTCGGTAGTTCCGGGCGAAATCTCTTATAGCTTCGGCTAACTCTGGATCAGATCTACCAAAATCCGAAGCTCCGGTATCCACCGACCGATAAGATTCGCCCGAAGAGGTTGACTTCGAAGATtccatacctagaaacaaatCAGTGTAGCGGATGagaccgttagcgatttgcatggccagGAGTCTAAGTGCCTATGTTCGGTGTTCTATGTTGTTCGAAGAGATCTAAGGTTTGCTCGGTTATTTCCCGAGCGAGCGCCCTTCGGAAGAAATTCCGAAAGAGGGATTCCTACAGCTCAGGAAACGATGGGGAACCCTACGCGTTTCCAGTGGGGAAACAGAGGTTAAGAAGCTTAACATGGCTTGTTAAGCTTCTTAAAGATTGTCCCTTTGAAGAAACTCACACTTAAAGGTACCctcgtgttcggaagaacacaaTTTGAAGATGTTCAcatgttcggaagaacacatgaacatcTGGGTAATCAGACAGTTGTTTCAGTCCaaacgaaaaggaaaaaaccaacTTAGAGGGGGCAAACACATtcgaaaataatcaaaatgcaTCGAGAAATGGAAGAACTCGAGAATTACCTGAAAGATCAAAAGCAATCTGTGATCAAAACCTTCGAATCTGCAGATTTCTGgcgattttttgggtttggaacGGTGCTTGAACAGAAAAACGATCGAGAATGGGAgagaaagtgattttctctctccttcccttgCCTTTTTATACTGAGTACAGAATTCGAAGCGGTCTTAAACCTTGGCCGTTGGATTCGAGCGGGAGATTGATGTGCCGTTCGATGAATGACACGTGGCAGGTATGAAATGTGCCGTACCACCACCCAATGAAATCGTGACACCTGGCATCGTTTGAAATCGGCGGTTACagaagcatttaatgaaagCTGCAAGCACATATCCCCAAGCTAAAATGTCCGTTCAACTTCAACGATTTGTCTGGTCATTCGTTCTTCGGAGCTACTTTTTGTTCGGCCAACTTCTATTTAACTCCTCCTTTTCATCCGAGCAAGAAAAACaagagttgaggggctattgtagggggccgaaatattcgaaggttcataaggttcagaAAGGGGGATAAAGGTTCACGCTATCCCATCGTCCAGCTGTCTCAGTTCAACTGTAAATGGGGATGAGCTTCGGCCCGTTGCGTCATTAGTcatccgaaggatagacggaTCCCCGTGGTTCTTTCCGAACGTTGTGTGCCTTGTCcgaacataaattttttttgagttcgcTCGGTA
Proteins encoded in this window:
- the LOC131302767 gene encoding uncharacterized protein LOC131302767 codes for the protein MGELMTIIENDCVHEEAIAERYTPKAPEPAKTTGPKKQVTNVHQGQEELAAARHLNQWIDVRRNPLPPHPPVIGNLISVIQGLVSEGRATELRSEIDRAVASLSVCNVGASGKRKWEDPSFGSTITFSSDDLKGVQLPHTDALVVTVAIEKSTVQRVLIDQGSLADVMFYSTFQSLGLSPAHLRTASTPLVSFTGAPVWPLGLITLPV